In the genome of Notamacropus eugenii isolate mMacEug1 chromosome 5, mMacEug1.pri_v2, whole genome shotgun sequence, one region contains:
- the LOC140503628 gene encoding sialic acid-binding Ig-like lectin 8 isoform X1, with amino-acid sequence MSEVWLSPMLQMLLLLALIWEGYLCQIARYEVQKQPDVTVLEGMCARVPCNISSPLEHIPKVSPGYGYWFRKGKYKYDKLVATNDPNREIEAEVQVRFHLLGNPGMANCSLNIPKARKADSGQYYFWMKREGQVNSTHLKLLVYVNVTDAVQNVTITVALDNRTTGFVPGNSSVLVVQEGRSLHLLCAANSNPPATLSWILGDQTLISSQPSEDGVLHLDLPTWPSRWRQLHLPGSASSGLQAGLPKRLCAVLLCPEEQLLAPGAHSAPRSPHGCWLSPHLQPHLALLHQETPREGIATSCRRDPVISVIGSWP; translated from the exons ATGTCTGAGGTCTGGCTCTCTCCTATGCTGCAGATGCTGCTACTGCTGGCCTTAATCTGGGAGG GGTATCTGTGCCAGATTGCAAGATATGAAGTCCAGAAGCAGCCTGACGTGACCGTACTGGAGGGGATGTGTGCCCGGGTACCCTGCAACATCTCCTCTCCTCTGGAACACATCCCTAAGGTCTCCCCAGGATATGGCTACTGGTTTAGGAAAGGGAAATATAAATATGACAAGCTTGTGGCCACAAACGACCCGAATCGGGAGATAGAAGCAGAAGTGCAAGTTCGATTCCACCTCCTAGGGAATCCTGGAATGGCCAACTGCTCCCTGAACATCCCAAAAGCCAGGAAAGCTGACAGTGGACAATATTACTTCTGGATGAAGAGAGAGGGTCAAGTGAACAGTACTCACCTGAAACTTCTGGTTTATGTGAATGTGACAG ATGCTGTGCAGAATGTGACCATCACTGTGGCCCTGGACAACAGGACAACAG GTTTTGTCCCAGGAAACAGCTCAGTTCTTGTGGTGCAGGAGGGACGATCCCTTCACCTGCTCTGTGCTGCCAACAGCAATCCCCCAGCTACACTGAGCTGGATCCTGGGGGACCAAACCCTGATCTCTTCTCAGCCCTCAGAGGATGGAGTCCTGCACCTGGATCTGCCCACCTGGCCCAGCAGATGGAGGCAATTACACCTGCCTGGCTCAGCATCCTCTGGGCTCCAAGCAGGCCTCCCTAAGCGTCTCTGTGCAGT CCTTCTCTGTCCAGAAGAACAGCTCTTGGCCCCTGGTGCTCATAGTGCTCCGAGGAGCCCTCATGGGTGCTGGCTTTCTCCTCACTTACAGCCTCACCTGGCTCTATTACACCAG GAAACCCCTAGGGAGGGAATAGCCACCAGCTGCAGAAGAGATCCAGTCATCTCTGTGATTGGTTCCTGGCCTTGA
- the LOC140503628 gene encoding sialic acid-binding Ig-like lectin 8 isoform X2 has product MSEVWLSPMLQMLLLLALIWEGYLCQIARYEVQKQPDVTVLEGMCARVPCNISSPLEHIPKVSPGYGYWFRKGKYKYDKLVATNDPNREIEAEVQVRFHLLGNPGMANCSLNIPKARKADSGQYYFWMKREGQVNSTHLKLLVYVNVTDAVQNVTITVALDNRTTGFVPGNSSVLVVQEGRSLHLLCAANSNPPATLSWILGDQTLISSQPSEDGVLHLDLPTWPSRWRQLHLPGSASSGLQAGLPKRLCAVLLCPEEQLLAPGAHSAPRSPHGCWLSPHLQPHLALLHQKAPKDSSSSPVVFVMALGLKPS; this is encoded by the exons ATGTCTGAGGTCTGGCTCTCTCCTATGCTGCAGATGCTGCTACTGCTGGCCTTAATCTGGGAGG GGTATCTGTGCCAGATTGCAAGATATGAAGTCCAGAAGCAGCCTGACGTGACCGTACTGGAGGGGATGTGTGCCCGGGTACCCTGCAACATCTCCTCTCCTCTGGAACACATCCCTAAGGTCTCCCCAGGATATGGCTACTGGTTTAGGAAAGGGAAATATAAATATGACAAGCTTGTGGCCACAAACGACCCGAATCGGGAGATAGAAGCAGAAGTGCAAGTTCGATTCCACCTCCTAGGGAATCCTGGAATGGCCAACTGCTCCCTGAACATCCCAAAAGCCAGGAAAGCTGACAGTGGACAATATTACTTCTGGATGAAGAGAGAGGGTCAAGTGAACAGTACTCACCTGAAACTTCTGGTTTATGTGAATGTGACAG ATGCTGTGCAGAATGTGACCATCACTGTGGCCCTGGACAACAGGACAACAG GTTTTGTCCCAGGAAACAGCTCAGTTCTTGTGGTGCAGGAGGGACGATCCCTTCACCTGCTCTGTGCTGCCAACAGCAATCCCCCAGCTACACTGAGCTGGATCCTGGGGGACCAAACCCTGATCTCTTCTCAGCCCTCAGAGGATGGAGTCCTGCACCTGGATCTGCCCACCTGGCCCAGCAGATGGAGGCAATTACACCTGCCTGGCTCAGCATCCTCTGGGCTCCAAGCAGGCCTCCCTAAGCGTCTCTGTGCAGT CCTTCTCTGTCCAGAAGAACAGCTCTTGGCCCCTGGTGCTCATAGTGCTCCGAGGAGCCCTCATGGGTGCTGGCTTTCTCCTCACTTACAGCCTCACCTGGCTCTATTACACCAG